The genomic interval GGACGTCTGAGGTGAGCTGTGTCATCACCACGTGTGCGTCAGATCCTTCTCGAGGTCCTTACCGACCCGCCCGGCCGGACCAGCACGGCGGCGGAGGTGCTGCAGCGACTGGTGGCCGCAACGCTGACAGCGGTGAAAGTCGATGGGGCCAGCGTTGCCCTGATGACGCCGGCCGGTCACGCCGGGCTGCTGGCCGCGACCGACGGTGCGTCCGCGGAGTTGGAGAACCTGCAGCTTGCTCTGGGGGAAGGCCCGTGTCTGGACGCGTCCCAGGCCGGCAGACCGGTGCTCCAGCCAGATCTGGTCCGGAGCGGTACGGCGCACTGGCCAGGATTCACGTCGTCGGCGGCCGATGCCGGGATCGCCGCTGTGTTCGCATTCCCGCTCCAGGTGGGTGCGATCCGGCTAGGAGTGCTTGACCTGTACCGCACGATCACCGGGTCACTGGAGCCTTGGCAGCTGGCCGAGGCGCTCGACTTCGCCGCCGCCGCCACGGCGATCCTCCTCGACCTCCAGCACAGCGCACCTCTCGGCGAACTGCATCCCCTCCTGGCTGTCGCCGCTGACGGGCATCGCGAGATCCATCAGGCCACGGGGATGATCTCGGTCCAGGCCGCGGTCGGACTGACCGAGGCGCTGCTGCTCCTGAGGGCCTGTGCCTACGCCGCGGAGCGCCCGCTGCTCGAAGTCGCCACCGACGTTCTGAACCGGCAGCTCACCTTTTACCCCGAAGGCGATCATGATGAATAGGCAAGGCGATCCGGAGATCGGACCATCCGGCCCGGAAAGGAACCAGATCATGACCAGGGAGCAACGCCTCGGGCGAGTCTTCGTCGAACTCGCCGACAGCCTCGTCGACGACTTCGATGTCATCGATCTTCTCCACCTGCTCTGCGATCGCAGCGTCGAGCTGCTCCAGGCCGATGCGGCCGGGTTGATCCTGGCCGATCAGCGGAACCTGCTGCACGTGATGGCCTCGACGACCGAGGAAGCGCGGCTGCTCGAGTTGTTCGTCCTGCAGAACGACGAGGGCCCCTGTCTGGACTGCTTCACCAGCGGGCAGCAGGTCGCGAACGTGGATCTCGACGAGGTCGATCAGCGCTGGCCCAGGTTCCACGCCGCCGCCACCGCGGCCGGCTACCGGTCGACCCACGCGCTGCCGTTGCGGCTGCGCGGACGGACGATCGGCGCGATCAATCTGTTGTGCGAGCAGCAGTCGAGGTTGAGCGAGGAAGACCTCCACCTCGGCCAGGCCCTGTGCGACATCGCCACGGTCGCACTACTGCACGAACGTGCCATCCGCTCCAGCGAGATCCTGGCCGAGCAGTTGCAGGGCGCGCTGAACAGCCGAATCGTGATCGAACAGGCCAAGGGCGTCCTGGCTGCACGCGCGGACGTACCCCTCGACGCCGCCTTCGCCCTGATGCGGGGGTACGCGCGCCGGAACCACCTGCGTCTGGGCTCGGTCGCAACAGACGTCACCACCGGCGCGATCACCCCTGCCGATCTCCGGCCCGAACCGCACGGAGCCTAAGGGATCGATCTGTTCAGGCTTGGCGGGCTACGGGAGGACGTGGCCTGCTGCGGTGTAGAGGTGGTACCACTCTTCGCGGGTGAGGGAGATCGCGGCGCCTGCCGCGGACTCGCGGACCCTGTTTGGGTTGGTGGTGCCTATGACTACTTGCATGTTGGCGGGGTGGCGGGTGATCCAGGCGATGGCGATGGCGTCGGGGGTGGTTTCGTACTTGGCTGCCACGTCGTGGAGGGCGTCGTTCAGGGGGCCGTAGTTCTCGTGGTCGCCGAGGAAGACTCCGCCGGGTGGGGGTTTCTGGATGGAGCCCCAGGTCTGGATCGTGATGTCGTTCAGGCGGGAGTAGTCCAGTACGCCCAGGTCGCGGTCGGCGGACTGGTCGAGGCCGGTGATGTTCGCGGCCAGGCCTTGGGCGACCAGGGCGGCGTTGGCGAGGCTGAACTGCAGTTGGTTGACGACGAGTGGCTGCCGGACCGACTTGGCCAGCAGTTCGATCTGGCCGGGGGTGTGGTTGGAGACGCCGAAGGCGAGGACCTTGCCGCTGGTGTGGAGCTCGTCGAACGCGGCGGCGACCTCGTCCGGCTCGACCAGGGTGTCGGGCCGGTGGATCAGCAACAGGTCCAGGTACTCCGTCCGCAGAGCGGCCAGCGACTGCTCGACGCTCGCCAGGATGTGTTCGCGGGAGGAGTCGAAGAAGCCGGCCCGGATGCCGACCTTGGACTGGATCCTGATCTGGTCACGCTCGGATGCGGGGACTGCCTGCGCGTCGCCGTACCGCTGCTCGCAGCCGTGTGGGCCGCCGTAGATGTCGGCGTGGTCGAACATCGTCACGCCGGCGTCGCGCGCCGCACCGACCAGTTCCCGGATCTCGCCGTCGCTGAGCTGCTTGATCCGCATCAGCCCCAGCACGACCCGCGACACGACCATTCCCGCTTTGCTCAACTCAACCGTCTCCATGACAGCTGGTTGTATCACCTAGCCCTGGAGTCTCAGCGAGCTCAGTGCCGCCTTGGCGTGGGCTTCGGCCTCGGCGGGGGTGGGAGGACCGTCCAGGCCGAGGAGTCTGCGGCGGTGAGGCTCGCCCAGGAGGACGGCGAAGAGTTGCTCGGCTGCGGCTGAGTTGCCGATGAGGTCGCCAAGGGTGTCGATGTACTTCTGTGGGCCGGCCGCGTGGAAACTCCTGGCCAGGTCCGGGAACTGGAGTGCCTCGGCGATCACCATCCGGTGCAGGCTGATCGCGACGTCGGAGTGCAGCGTCAGCACGAGCCGGATCGCCAATGCCTCGAGATCGACGTGCTCTGCCGGGATCAGGATCAGCTGGTTCAACCGGCTGACGACGGCAGCGAACACGGCTGTCTTGTCGCCGACGTAGGCGTAGATCGTCCGCTTGGTCACGCTGGCCGCGGATGCGATCTGGTCCAGCGACACGTCGCCGTACCCGCGCTCCAGGAACAGTTGCTGCGCTGCGTCGAGGATCTCGTCCCGCCGCTGCGCGCGCTCGGTCTCGGTCGGCCGCCCACGCTTGCGGACCGCTTCGCCGGCACTGCTGTCCGTCAAGGGTCGTACCTCCGATCACGAATGATACTCTGTCGTATCATTACCTCAGTGCACCACAGCCGTCCCCTTGTGGAGGAGAGCGACACCATGGCATCACGGCCAGACCTGGTCGGCTACTACCGGCAGATGCTGCTCATCAGGCGTTTCGAGGAGCGGGCCGCGCGCGGGTACACGGAAGCCAAGATCGGCGGGTACTGCCACCTGAACCTCGGCGAGGAGGCCACTGTGGTCGGGCTCATGAGCGCGCTGGACCCGAGTGACTACCTCTTCACCAACTACCGCGAGCACGGTTACGCCCTGGCGCGGGGAATCGAACCGGGCCGGGTGATGGCCGAGCTCTACGGCCGAACCGACGGGGTGTCGAAAGGCTGGGGCGGCTCGATGCACCTGTTCGACGTCCAGGCCAGGCTGCTCGGCGGCTACGGCATCGTCGGCGGTCAGTTGCCGTTGGCAACCGGTGCGGCGCTGGCGATCACCTACCGGGGTGGGCCGGAGGTGGTGATGTGCCACATGGGCGACGGTACGACGAACATCGGCGCCTTCCACGAATCCCTGAACCTGGCCGCGCTCTGGAGCCTCCCCATCGTGTACGTCGTGGTCAACAACCACCTGGGCATGGGGACGACCGTGGAGAAGGCATCCGCCGAGCCGGAGCTGTACAAGCGGGCCGCGGCGTACCGGATGCATGGTGAGCGTGTCGACGGCAGCGATGTGGTGGCGGTCCGGGATGCCGCCGTACAGGCCATGGAGATGGCGCGCGAGGGACGCCCGGCCTTGCTGGAGGCGGTCGGTCCGCGTCTGCGCGGGCACTCGGTTGTCGATCCGGCGAAGTACCGCACCAAGGAGGAAGCAGCTGCCCTCCAGGCCGCGGACCCCGTGCTGGCGCTGAGTGCCCACCTGCGCGAGACCGAGGCGTTGAGTGTCGAGGAACTGGCGCGTCTGGAGGAGTCCGTCGTCGCGGAGGTCGACGCGGCCGCCGCGTTCGCCGACGCCAGCGATGCACCCGAGATCAAGACGTTGTTCGACTACAACTACGCGACCCCGGTGCCGAACGACCTGCGGCGGCTGCCGGGTCAGCTGTTGTTCGAGGTGGCCGGCGCATGACGGTGATGTCGTACCGGCAGGCGATCAACGAGACCCTGCGGGCCGAGATGCGACGCGACGACCGGGTCTTCCTGATCGGCGAGGAGATCGGGATCTTCGAGGGTTCGTACAAGATCACCGCCGGCCTGCTCGCGGAGTTCGGCGAGGCACGCGTCCGGGACACGCCGATCTCGGAGGAGGGGTTCACCGGCGCGGCCATCGGCGCGGCGATGCTCGGTCTGCGCCCGGTGGTCGAACTGATGACCATCAACTTCTCGCTGCTCGCACTGGACCAGATCGTCAACCACGCGGCCAAGATTCACGGCATGTTCGGCGGGCAGAGCAGCGTCCCGCTGGTGATCCGGACACCCGGTGGGGGAGGCCAGCAGCTGGGCGCCACCCATTCGCAGAACGTCGAGCTGTACTACGCGTTCGTACCCGGTCTGAAAGTCGTTGCCCCGAGCAACCCTGCGGATGCGAAGGCGCTGCTGCTCGCGGCCATCCGGGACGACGACCCGGTGCTGTTCCTGGAGAATCTCGCGCTGTACAACACGAAGGGCGAAGTGCCGGACGACGACACGGTGGCCGAGATCGGGCGAGCCGCGGTGACCAGGCCAGGTGCCGATATCACCGTCATCGGGTACTCGCGGATGGCCGCGCTCGGCCTCGAGGTCGCCAACGAACTCGCGGCCAAGGAAGGCATCGATGCCGAGGTCATCGACCTGCGCAGCCTCCGCCCGCTCGACCGCGAAACGATCGTGCGGTCGGTCCGCAAGACCCACGCCGCGGTCGTTCTCGAGGACGACTGGCTGACCTACGGCATTGGCGCGGAGATCGCGGCGACGATCTCCGACGGCGCCTTCGACCAGCTCGACGCACCGGTACGCCGGGTCGCAATGGCCGAGGTGCCGCTGCCGTACGCCAAGAGCCTGGAGACGGCCGCGCTGCCGTCGGCGACCGATGTCGAGACAGCGATCAAGCAAACCCTCGCCGCGGTGGGGCGGCTGCGGTGAGAGGAGACAGGTCATGAGCAAGATCCTGATGCCACGGCTGTCGGACACGATGGAGTCCGGCATCATCGTCACCTGGCACAAGCAGCCCGGCGACGAGGTGACCCCCGGCGAGATCCTGGCCGAGATCGAGACCGACAAAGCGGTGATGGAGTACGAGGCCTACGAGGCCGGCGTTCTCGGCCGCATCCTGGTAGCCGAAGGCGAAGAAGCCCCCATCGGCCAGCCCATCGCAACCCTAGGACCCGACGAACCAGACACCCCTCCAACCCCCGCCCCGCAGACAACCGCCGCTTCGCCGTTGGCCAGGCGGGATGCTGTGGAGCTCAAGGTGGATCTGGCATCGATCGCCGGGAGTGGACCTGGCGGGCGGATCATCCGCGCGGATGTTCGGGCCGCCGCTGAGGCCGCCGCCGAGGTTGTCGTGACGGCCCCGGCGACGCCGGTCCAGGGGGAGCAGTTGGTTGAGGAGGTTTCGCTTGGCATGTTGCGGCGGACGAGTGGGCGGTTGCTGGCGGACAGCGCCCGGACCGCGCCGCACTTCTACCTCACCGCCAGCGCCGACGTACAGGACCTCGTCGGGCTACGCGCAGAATTCAACGAGCACCTGACAGCAGCCGGCCGGCAGCGGATCAGCGTCAACGACCTGATAGTCCGCGCCTGCGCCCTCACCTTGCGCGATCACCCAGACGTCAACTCGTCCTTGTCCGGCGACACCTTGCTCCGCCACCAAGAGATCCACATCGGAGTGGCGGTCGCCGTGGACGACGGCCTCCTCGTTCCCGTACTGCGCAATCCCGACCTCAAGCCCGTCGGCCAGATCGCCCAAGAGACCGCCGGACTGGCCGAGCGGGCACGACAGCGACGCCTGACCGCCGCAGAGATGTCCGGCGGGACCTTCACGATCAGCAATCTCGGGATGTACGGCGTCGAACAGTTCACCGCGATCATCAACCCGCCGGAAGCCGCGATCCTTGCGGTCGGTGCGTTGAAACGCGAGGCGACCGTCCTCGACGACGGGTCCGTCGGCGTGCGCTCCCGGCTGCGCTACACCCTGTCCGCCGATCACCGCGTCCTGGACGGCGCGGTCGGAGCCCGCTTCCTGGCGGACCTGACCGGTCTCCTGGAGAACCCCTGGCTGATCCTCGCCTGATCAATCCACCGGAAGCTAGCCCAGCGGGATCGTCGACGCCCGGACGACGAGTTCGGGGGTGAACGTGACCTGCCGGTGCGGCCGGGACGGGTCGTCGGAGGTCTCGAACAGGAGCCGGGCCGCGGACTCGCCGATGTCGTGGGCCGGTTGCCGGATCGTGGTCAGTGGTACGACGGCCAGCTGCGCCTCGCCGATGTCGTCGTACCCGACGACCGCGATGTCGCCGGGGACCGACCAGCCGTCCCGGATGAGCTTGTTGACGATCGCGATCGCGATCATGTCGTTGCCGCAGAGGACCGCCGTCGGGCGCGGCTGCAGGCCCGTGATCAGGCCGGCCAGCTCGCTGCGTTCCCGCACCGTCCGGCCGGCCGCGTCGGCGCGTTGCAGCAGCGCGGGGTCCTCGCCGGCCGCCTCGATCGCGAGCATCGCGCCCTCGTAGCGGGCCTTGAGGACGAGATCGCCGCCCGGGCCGCCGGCGAACAGCACCCGCCGGTGGCCCAGGTCGAGCAGGTGCTTCATCGCCAGGAAACCGCCGCGGTGCTGGTCGACGATGACCGCGGACGACGTCAGCGCCATCCCTTCGTGCCCGAGGACGACGATGGGTGTGCCGATCGACTCGAGATCCCCGAGATCCGGTGGCTCCGCGGTCGCCGACGCGATGATCAGACCGCCGGCCCGCATCTCCGCCAGGTTGCGCACGTAGACGCCCTGACGGACCGGATCGCCCGCGGTGTCGCAGTACACGAGCACGAAGCCGCGGCTGCGCGCCACGTCCTCGACACCGCGCGCGATCTCGGTGAAGTAGGGGTTCGCGGCGTCCGGGACGAGCAGACCGAGGGTGTGCGTGCGGTTCCCGCGCAGCGTGCGGACGGCGCGGTTGGGAACGAACCGGGTCTCCTCGATCGCGCGGTCGATCCGCTCACGGGTCGCCTCGGCCACGGTCTTGGTGCCGTTGATGTAGTTGGACACCGTCCCGATCGACACGCCCGCGAGGGCGGCGACGTCCTTGATGGTGACGTTCTTCGCCAATTTCCCTCCCACTAACTGAACGTATCCCGGATCATCTCGAGGAAGCCGTAGCCATTGTCGCGGTCCGGGAGCAGCGCCGAGCCCTCCGTCCACTCGTTCCAGGCGTTCACGGTGATGATCGGATGCGATTGACCGTGACGTTCGAGGAACGACTTGGCCAGCAGCAGCCCCTCCTTGAACTCCTCGGGCGACGGGTCGAACGTCGTCGTCCACGGGTACCGTCCGCGGACGAACTCGCGATCCTGTGCGGTCCGCGGCGATGCGTCCCACCCGACCGTCACATTCGGATAGAACGGTACGTCGAGCTCCGCGGCGTACCGCTCGTACTCCGCGAACGCGGCCGCCCGCAGCGGCCCGATCCCGGCGCTCGGGAACTCGAACCCGCCGAGGTCGGCGTGGTGCACCCAGACGTACGACGTCGCCGACCGGAAGCCGAGCTTGCGCACCAGCTCGGCGGGCCGGTCGAGCGTGATCGCCGCGGGGAGCACGCCGACGCCCCAGATCACCGCATCCAGGTGAAGTCCTTCGAAGCCGGCCTGCCGGGTCTGCTCGTCGAACCACTGCAGCGCGTCCGCCGTCTCGTCGACGCCACCGAGACCGACGATGAGATTGCCGAGCTCGTAGATCGTCAGCCAGGGCCGTCCGTCGACGGTGAGGTAGTTCGGGCGGGCGAAGTACGTGTCGATGACGTGCCTGGCCAGCTTCTCGAAGGCGGTGCGATCGATCGCGCCGTTCTTGAGCCGCTGCGGTGAGTCGTTCGACGGGTCGTCGTGCGGGAAGATGTCGACGAGCTCGTGGTTCGCCCACATCAACGCGAACTTGACGTCGTCGCTGTTCCGCGCGGCGAGCAGCCCGTCGTCGAGGGCCGCCTGCAGGTACGGGCCGTCGTCGTACCAGTAGTAGTCGACGAGGAAGCCGTCGACGCCGTACTCCTTGGCGAGCCGGATCTGCCGCTCCGCCGCGGCCGGGCTCGCTTCGTCGAACGGGCCGTCGATCGGTACCCGCGGTTGCCGGTGGCCGTCGTACCGCGGCCGCGCCGCCTCGAGAAGCTTCCACTCGCTCCAGTCCTGGCCGAACCACTGCGCGTTCCGCGGATCGGCGTGCCAATCCGGGAAGTAGTACGCGAGTATCTTCGGTCGATCCATCGATGCGGCTCCTTGGCTCATTTGACCGCGCCGGCCGAGATGCCGGTGCGGAAGGTCTTCTGCAGGACGACGAAC from Kribbella sp. NBC_00709 carries:
- a CDS encoding GAF and ANTAR domain-containing protein, with product MRQILLEVLTDPPGRTSTAAEVLQRLVAATLTAVKVDGASVALMTPAGHAGLLAATDGASAELENLQLALGEGPCLDASQAGRPVLQPDLVRSGTAHWPGFTSSAADAGIAAVFAFPLQVGAIRLGVLDLYRTITGSLEPWQLAEALDFAAAATAILLDLQHSAPLGELHPLLAVAADGHREIHQATGMISVQAAVGLTEALLLLRACAYAAERPLLEVATDVLNRQLTFYPEGDHDE
- a CDS encoding GAF and ANTAR domain-containing protein, with the protein product MTREQRLGRVFVELADSLVDDFDVIDLLHLLCDRSVELLQADAAGLILADQRNLLHVMASTTEEARLLELFVLQNDEGPCLDCFTSGQQVANVDLDEVDQRWPRFHAAATAAGYRSTHALPLRLRGRTIGAINLLCEQQSRLSEEDLHLGQALCDIATVALLHERAIRSSEILAEQLQGALNSRIVIEQAKGVLAARADVPLDAAFALMRGYARRNHLRLGSVATDVTTGAITPADLRPEPHGA
- a CDS encoding aldo/keto reductase, producing METVELSKAGMVVSRVVLGLMRIKQLSDGEIRELVGAARDAGVTMFDHADIYGGPHGCEQRYGDAQAVPASERDQIRIQSKVGIRAGFFDSSREHILASVEQSLAALRTEYLDLLLIHRPDTLVEPDEVAAAFDELHTSGKVLAFGVSNHTPGQIELLAKSVRQPLVVNQLQFSLANAALVAQGLAANITGLDQSADRDLGVLDYSRLNDITIQTWGSIQKPPPGGVFLGDHENYGPLNDALHDVAAKYETTPDAIAIAWITRHPANMQVVIGTTNPNRVRESAAGAAISLTREEWYHLYTAAGHVLP
- a CDS encoding TetR/AcrR family transcriptional regulator, which codes for MTDSSAGEAVRKRGRPTETERAQRRDEILDAAQQLFLERGYGDVSLDQIASAASVTKRTIYAYVGDKTAVFAAVVSRLNQLILIPAEHVDLEALAIRLVLTLHSDVAISLHRMVIAEALQFPDLARSFHAAGPQKYIDTLGDLIGNSAAAEQLFAVLLGEPHRRRLLGLDGPPTPAEAEAHAKAALSSLRLQG
- the pdhA gene encoding pyruvate dehydrogenase (acetyl-transferring) E1 component subunit alpha, producing MASRPDLVGYYRQMLLIRRFEERAARGYTEAKIGGYCHLNLGEEATVVGLMSALDPSDYLFTNYREHGYALARGIEPGRVMAELYGRTDGVSKGWGGSMHLFDVQARLLGGYGIVGGQLPLATGAALAITYRGGPEVVMCHMGDGTTNIGAFHESLNLAALWSLPIVYVVVNNHLGMGTTVEKASAEPELYKRAAAYRMHGERVDGSDVVAVRDAAVQAMEMAREGRPALLEAVGPRLRGHSVVDPAKYRTKEEAAALQAADPVLALSAHLRETEALSVEELARLEESVVAEVDAAAAFADASDAPEIKTLFDYNYATPVPNDLRRLPGQLLFEVAGA
- a CDS encoding alpha-ketoacid dehydrogenase subunit beta, with the translated sequence MTVMSYRQAINETLRAEMRRDDRVFLIGEEIGIFEGSYKITAGLLAEFGEARVRDTPISEEGFTGAAIGAAMLGLRPVVELMTINFSLLALDQIVNHAAKIHGMFGGQSSVPLVIRTPGGGGQQLGATHSQNVELYYAFVPGLKVVAPSNPADAKALLLAAIRDDDPVLFLENLALYNTKGEVPDDDTVAEIGRAAVTRPGADITVIGYSRMAALGLEVANELAAKEGIDAEVIDLRSLRPLDRETIVRSVRKTHAAVVLEDDWLTYGIGAEIAATISDGAFDQLDAPVRRVAMAEVPLPYAKSLETAALPSATDVETAIKQTLAAVGRLR
- a CDS encoding dihydrolipoamide acetyltransferase family protein — its product is MSKILMPRLSDTMESGIIVTWHKQPGDEVTPGEILAEIETDKAVMEYEAYEAGVLGRILVAEGEEAPIGQPIATLGPDEPDTPPTPAPQTTAASPLARRDAVELKVDLASIAGSGPGGRIIRADVRAAAEAAAEVVVTAPATPVQGEQLVEEVSLGMLRRTSGRLLADSARTAPHFYLTASADVQDLVGLRAEFNEHLTAAGRQRISVNDLIVRACALTLRDHPDVNSSLSGDTLLRHQEIHIGVAVAVDDGLLVPVLRNPDLKPVGQIAQETAGLAERARQRRLTAAEMSGGTFTISNLGMYGVEQFTAIINPPEAAILAVGALKREATVLDDGSVGVRSRLRYTLSADHRVLDGAVGARFLADLTGLLENPWLILA
- a CDS encoding LacI family DNA-binding transcriptional regulator, which translates into the protein MGGKLAKNVTIKDVAALAGVSIGTVSNYINGTKTVAEATRERIDRAIEETRFVPNRAVRTLRGNRTHTLGLLVPDAANPYFTEIARGVEDVARSRGFVLVYCDTAGDPVRQGVYVRNLAEMRAGGLIIASATAEPPDLGDLESIGTPIVVLGHEGMALTSSAVIVDQHRGGFLAMKHLLDLGHRRVLFAGGPGGDLVLKARYEGAMLAIEAAGEDPALLQRADAAGRTVRERSELAGLITGLQPRPTAVLCGNDMIAIAIVNKLIRDGWSVPGDIAVVGYDDIGEAQLAVVPLTTIRQPAHDIGESAARLLFETSDDPSRPHRQVTFTPELVVRASTIPLG
- a CDS encoding glycoside hydrolase family 99-like domain-containing protein; translation: MDRPKILAYYFPDWHADPRNAQWFGQDWSEWKLLEAARPRYDGHRQPRVPIDGPFDEASPAAAERQIRLAKEYGVDGFLVDYYWYDDGPYLQAALDDGLLAARNSDDVKFALMWANHELVDIFPHDDPSNDSPQRLKNGAIDRTAFEKLARHVIDTYFARPNYLTVDGRPWLTIYELGNLIVGLGGVDETADALQWFDEQTRQAGFEGLHLDAVIWGVGVLPAAITLDRPAELVRKLGFRSATSYVWVHHADLGGFEFPSAGIGPLRAAAFAEYERYAAELDVPFYPNVTVGWDASPRTAQDREFVRGRYPWTTTFDPSPEEFKEGLLLAKSFLERHGQSHPIITVNAWNEWTEGSALLPDRDNGYGFLEMIRDTFS